The following proteins are encoded in a genomic region of Methanomicrobiales archaeon HGW-Methanomicrobiales-1:
- a CDS encoding asparagine synthase: protein MSEPELAGWIELNGVRLSRIDIETILRDHPREILRCGGEFSIQGYGCRARDHFGVMQGNCPKGTLTCESGMVGQIIPDVKDMPLEDAIVTAVKLRSDEGVTALSGGVDSTLVAHLAGRECVAVGLAGSHDLRQAQHAADTLILTCTLVEIPRSEIAEALPLVIDTIPRKDPVNTGIALTQYFITRWAGEHGYHRIITGQAADEIFGGYSRYLETNTLEADLIRDFAGLEQQAERDQSIAALHGTYLSMPYLDMRVVRAARKIPAAEKVQGTRRKVPLRTVAERFIGPELAWYEKKAMQYGSGVAKELSSLARKNGYKTSVQDYINHISRVEHGH from the coding sequence ATGAGTGAACCTGAACTGGCCGGTTGGATCGAACTCAATGGAGTCCGGCTCAGCCGCATCGATATTGAGACAATCCTGCGGGACCACCCCCGCGAGATACTCCGTTGTGGAGGGGAGTTCTCTATCCAGGGGTACGGGTGCCGGGCCCGGGACCATTTCGGCGTAATGCAGGGCAACTGCCCCAAAGGTACACTTACCTGCGAGAGCGGGATGGTCGGGCAGATTATTCCCGACGTTAAGGATATGCCACTTGAAGATGCAATCGTCACTGCGGTAAAACTCCGCAGCGATGAAGGAGTGACCGCACTTTCCGGAGGGGTAGATTCGACCCTTGTTGCGCACCTTGCCGGGCGCGAATGCGTGGCAGTCGGCCTTGCAGGATCGCACGATCTCCGGCAGGCTCAGCATGCCGCAGACACGCTCATTCTGACCTGCACCCTGGTAGAAATACCACGTTCTGAGATCGCAGAAGCCCTTCCGTTAGTCATCGATACCATTCCCAGGAAAGACCCGGTTAATACCGGCATTGCCCTCACCCAGTATTTCATCACGCGCTGGGCCGGCGAACACGGCTACCATCGCATCATCACCGGACAGGCAGCGGATGAGATATTCGGAGGATATTCCCGCTATCTTGAGACCAATACTCTCGAAGCGGATCTTATCCGGGACTTTGCCGGTCTTGAACAGCAGGCAGAGCGCGACCAGTCTATCGCTGCCCTGCATGGCACGTACCTCTCCATGCCGTACCTGGATATGCGGGTCGTGCGCGCGGCACGGAAGATCCCGGCTGCGGAAAAAGTACAGGGAACTCGCCGTAAGGTTCCCTTAAGAACGGTTGCAGAACGCTTCATCGGCCCGGAACTCGCCTGGTACGAGAAGAAAGCCATGCAGTACGGGAGCGGGGTTGCAAAGGAACTCTCAAGTCTTGCCCGAAAAAATGGTTATAAAACATCCGTGCAAGATTACATAAACCACATAAGCAGGGTGGAACATGGTCACTGA
- a CDS encoding dihydroorotase, whose amino-acid sequence MAPPPTLVLQNVTLPSGRLADITLAGGKVTHVGAYKGSAEQCDCKGCFVLPAAVDMHVHMRGGVQSAKEDWGSGSMSAIAGGVTVVVDQPNTIPSLTSPHALAERVQDAKKHSYCNFAINSGVTPDTPLEAMWDAGAMAFGETFHAPSSYGDAIDGVALESALDRIQKLGGLATIHAERIGASPDTDLISHGLVRSALGEAEAVHTVQFLNRSECRLHFCHMSSVRSIDVVTGSVEVTPHHLFLSQEQFDKNDTFGKVNPPLRTEMERKGLWIRWGRIDVIASDHAPHTKEDKMQDFSSAPSGIPGVETMVPLLLAQVVAKKIDLASVIDKTSYAPARLLGIPRAGFDVGDRADFAIYSKKPELIQGASLHSRCGWTPFEGHKALFPKMVVMNGAVAYLGGEFFRQEPTWFAGKGFNGTH is encoded by the coding sequence ATGGCACCCCCTCCAACTCTTGTACTACAGAATGTCACCTTACCTTCAGGGCGTTTAGCGGATATTACCCTTGCCGGCGGGAAAGTTACCCATGTGGGGGCGTATAAGGGTTCTGCGGAACAGTGCGATTGTAAAGGATGTTTTGTGCTCCCTGCCGCTGTTGATATGCACGTGCATATGCGGGGTGGCGTGCAATCGGCCAAAGAGGACTGGGGGAGTGGAAGCATGAGCGCTATTGCAGGTGGAGTTACTGTTGTTGTTGACCAGCCCAATACCATCCCCTCCCTCACCTCGCCACATGCTCTGGCAGAGCGCGTTCAGGATGCAAAGAAACATTCTTACTGTAATTTTGCCATCAACAGCGGGGTAACTCCGGATACCCCTCTGGAAGCCATGTGGGATGCAGGAGCCATGGCATTTGGGGAGACCTTTCATGCCCCTTCCAGTTATGGCGATGCGATTGATGGAGTTGCACTGGAGTCGGCATTGGATCGCATTCAAAAACTGGGCGGGCTTGCAACCATCCATGCCGAACGTATCGGCGCTTCTCCCGATACCGATCTCATATCGCATGGTCTTGTTCGTTCTGCGTTGGGTGAAGCAGAAGCGGTTCATACTGTACAGTTCCTGAATCGCAGTGAATGCCGGCTTCATTTCTGCCATATGAGTTCCGTCCGTTCGATCGATGTAGTTACGGGTTCGGTTGAGGTAACTCCCCACCACCTGTTCCTTTCGCAGGAGCAGTTCGACAAAAATGATACCTTCGGGAAAGTTAATCCCCCTCTCCGAACGGAAATGGAACGAAAAGGGCTCTGGATTCGATGGGGACGAATCGATGTGATAGCATCCGATCATGCTCCCCACACGAAAGAAGATAAAATGCAGGATTTCTCCAGCGCCCCCTCAGGGATTCCGGGGGTCGAAACCATGGTGCCCCTGCTGCTCGCGCAGGTTGTTGCCAAAAAGATCGATCTGGCATCTGTTATTGACAAGACTTCGTATGCCCCCGCCCGGTTGCTGGGAATTCCCCGAGCAGGATTTGATGTCGGGGACCGGGCAGATTTTGCCATATACTCAAAAAAGCCTGAGCTGATACAGGGTGCATCACTGCACAGCAGGTGTGGGTGGACACCCTTTGAAGGACATAAGGCCCTTTTTCCCAAAATGGTGGTGATGAACGGTGCTGTTGCATATCTTGGAGGGGAATTCTTCCGTCAGGAACCAACATGGTTTGCGGGAAAAGGGTTCAATGGTACTCATTGA